From the genome of Panulirus ornatus isolate Po-2019 chromosome 19, ASM3632096v1, whole genome shotgun sequence, one region includes:
- the LOC139755275 gene encoding uncharacterized protein, with the protein MLDVSGVRMEGTQEPRRDTSTDPNNNRNSQPGEKYGLRPRTIIKRLQQEIIRKEVPKKPPRCKSRPPPLSKYRRKTANARERHRMREINNAFESLRKVLPDAMEVHASSSSMTKITTLRLAVAYIRALSHVLDEAGQEDLCSIQNTLQNSIQDSLQHSLQHTFQYSLQVTPTSGNVTTLHHQYSTSSLAQEQFPQLLGYCSTYSAVSGTSSPSTDRKSLSSGSDIDELLSDDSGLLEDSLDVFHDIPTIPVADPFDILLVTERDGLPFTAELCN; encoded by the coding sequence ATGCTAGACGTGAGCGgcgtgaggatggagggaacacaGGAGCCGCGTCGTGACACCTCCACAGATcccaacaacaacaggaacagccAGCCAGGGGAGAAGTATGGTCTGCGCCCCAGAACCATCATCAAGAGACTACAACAGGAAATAATCCGTAAAGAAGTCCCCAAAAAGCCACCAAGATGTAAATCAAGGCCGCCACCGTTGTCTAAGTATCGGAGGAAAACTGCCAATGCTCGAGAACGTCACCGCATGAGAGAGATCAACAACGCATTCGAGTCACTACGTAAGGTTCTGCCGGACGCTATGGAAGTTCATGCCAGCTCATCGTCAATGACCAAGATCACGACCCTTCGCCTGGCTGTGGCGTACATCAGGGCTCTGTCACACGTACTGGACGAAGCTGGTCAGGAAGACCTCTGCTCTATCCAAAACACACTGCAAAACTCAATACAAGACTCGCTGCAGCATTCCTTGCAACATACATTTCAGTATTCTCTGCAGGTGACACCAACGTCAGGCAACGTGACAACCTTACATCACCAGTACTCGACGTCCAGTCTAGCCCAGGAGCAGTTCCCGCAGCTGCTGGGCTACTGTTCCACGTACAGCGCTGTGTCTGGCACCAGCTCGCCCTCCACAGATCGAAAGTCTCTCAGTAGTGGCAGTGATATCGACGAGCTCCTCTCTGACGATTCTGGACTACTGGAGGATAGTCTGGATGTTTTCCATGATATACCAACTATACCTGTCGCTGACCCGTTTGATATATTACTGGTGACCGAGAGggatggtcttcctttcacagcGGAGCTCTGTAACTAA